From Cydia splendana chromosome 12, ilCydSple1.2, whole genome shotgun sequence, a single genomic window includes:
- the LOC134795822 gene encoding zinc finger BED domain-containing protein 4-like — protein sequence MQQLLANPPKAQWPHDHDITKRIDKAIMDYILVDMQPYNTVSGKGFKRLNFADPAGPKKYKLKSEKFFRTQLMPETFEKVKTKVVNLLCEAEWISFTTDIWSNPTKTCSLLSFTAHFVHNEQRPKVILGASVLENDHTGDYISEKLKEVVEDYNIGSKIHLALRDNAGNMARATRVAEYDSLGCVSHTLQLVIHDAILSVPNIITILKKCRKVVGHFHRSEQARRYLNTFQKTLNLPEHTLFQDVETRWNSTYLMLSRLIEQKNAINLYRVERGSINEINNEEWTTMQDAVSVLECFYEATLDMSSDASCVSLVIPLVAMLSGKLASTSGQSQFVASADTAMSADIENNESDALQNCAAAEMKSKLLCSLNHRFSFIRTSSPLICATLLDPRFKTKYLTENEVNGAKTKIFEVLQLGTPAGLGERQGGASTSVRSVNETSLWAAHDSIESDDDPMTDNSLESSLDNYLREPRLHRNANIYEYWHSSPYQLLRPAAKKFLSAPPTSVASEQLFSRAGQLYDERRHNLTGHNAEKLLFLCYNIELFNFDY from the coding sequence ATGCAGCAATTGCTGGCGAATCCGCCAAAAGCCCAATGGCCCCATGACCATGACATAACAAAACGCATAGATAAGGCTATCATGGATTATATATTAGTTGACATGCAGCCTTATAACACTGTGTCAGGAAAAGGATTTAAGCGCTTAAATTTTGCGGACCCTGCAggaccaaaaaaatataaattgaaatCTGAAAAATTTTTTCGCACCCAACTAATGCCGGAAACTTTTGAAAAAGTTAAAACTAAAGTAGTCAATTTGCTATGTGAGGCCGAGTGGATAAGTTTTACTACAGACATTTGGTCAAATCCTACTAAAACTTGTTCACTTCTGAGTTTTACGGCCCATTTTGTGCACAATGAACAACGACCAAAAGTAATCTTGGGTGCATCAGTTTTAGAAAATGACCACACGGGCGACTATATCTCCGAGAAACTGAAAGAAGTAGTCGAAGATTATAATATAGGCTCTAAAATCCACCTTGCTCTTCGCGATAATGCTGGGAACATGGCCCGTGCTACAAGGGTTGCGGAGTACGATTCGTTGGGCTGTGTGTCTCATACACTACAACTGGTGATTCATGACGCAATTTTATCGGTGCCAAACATAATAACAATACTAAAAAAGTGTCGTAAAGTAGTCGGACACTTTCATAGAAGTGAGCAGGCACGgaggtatttaaatactttccaaAAAACTTTAAATTTACCAGAACACACCCTATTCCAAGACGTGGAAACACGTTGGAACAGCACGTACTTAATGTTGTCACGGTTGATTGAGCAAAAAAATGCGATTAATCTATACCGTGTCGAAAGGGGCTCAATCAATGAAATTAATAACGAAGAATGGACGACGATGCAAGATGCTGTCAGTGTATTGGAATGTTTTTATGAGGCCACATTAGACATGTCGTCAGATGCATCATGTGTCTCCTTGGTGATACCTTTAGTAGCCATGTTAAGTGGAAAACTTGCGTCAACTAGCGGGCAAAGTCAGTTTGTAGCGTCGGCAGATACTGCAATGTCAGCAGATATAGAAAACAATGAAAGTGATGCTCTTCAAAATTGTGCTGCTGCTGAGATGAAAAGCAAGTTGTTGTGCTCACTCAATCATCGCTTTTCATTCATACGAACATCGAGCCCCTTAATTTGTGCAACATTGTTGGATCCCCGattcaaaacaaaatatttgacCGAAAACGAGGTAAACGGAGCCAAGACTAAAATTTTTGAagttttacaattaggtacaccGGCAGGACTTGGAGAGCGTCAGGGTGGAGCGTCAACTTCAGTTAGATCCGTCAATGAGACAAGTTTGTGGGCAGCTCACGACTCCATCGAGTCTGATGACGACCCAATGACGGACAACTCACTTGAATCGTCACTTGACAATTATCTGAGAGAGCCAAGGCTGCATAGGAATgcaaatatctacgaatactgGCATTCATCGCCTTACCAACTCCTGCGCCCTGcagcaaaaaaatttttgtcgGCTCCACCAACAAGTGTGGCTAGCGAACAGCTTTTTAGCAGGGCTGGTCAATTGTACGACGAGCGGCGTCACAATTTAACTGGCCACAACGCTGAAAAGTTATTGTTTTTGTGCTATAATATAGAACTATTTAATTTTGATTATTAA